In Chlorocebus sabaeus isolate Y175 chromosome 19, mChlSab1.0.hap1, whole genome shotgun sequence, a single genomic region encodes these proteins:
- the ADA2 gene encoding adenosine deaminase 2 isoform X2 — protein MQEFYEDNVLYMEIRARLLPVYELSGEHHDEEWSVKTYQEVAQKFVETHPEFIGIKIIYSDDRSKDVTVIAESIRTAMGLRTKFPTVVAGFDLVGHEDTGHSLHDYKDALMIPARDGVKLPYFFHAGETDWQGTSIDKNILDALMLNTSRIGHGFALSKHPAARAYSWEKDIPIEVCPISNQVLKLVSDLRNHPVAALMAIGHPMVISSDDPAMFGAKGLSYDFYEAFMGIGGMKADLRTLKQLAMNSIRYSTLLEMEKNTFMEIWKKRWDKFIADVATK, from the exons ATGCAGGAGTTCTACGAGGACAACGTGCTCTACATGGAGATCAGAGCCAGGCTGCTGCCG GTGTATGAGCTCAGTGGAGAGCACCACGACGAAGAGTGGTCAGTGAAGACTTACCAGGAAGTAGCTCAGAAGTTTGTGGAAACTCACCCTGAGTTTATTGGAATCAAAATCATTTATTCGGATGACAG ATCCAAAGACGTGACTGTCATCGCAGAATCCATCCGAACGGCCATGGGGCTCCGAACCAAGTTCCCCACGGTGGTGGCAGGGTTTGATCTG GTGGGGCATGAGGACACTGGCCACTCCTTGCATGACTACAAGGATGCTCTGATGATCCCCGCCAGGGATGGCGTTAAGCTACCTTACTTCTTCCATGCCGGAGAGACAG ACTGGCAGGGCACTTCCATAGACAAGAACATTCTGGATGCTCTGATGCTGAACACTAGCAGAATCGGCCATGGATTTGCTTTGAGTAAACACCCCGCAGCCAGGGCTTACTCCTGGGAAAAGGACATCCCCATAGAAGTCTGTCCCATCTCTAACCAG GTGCTGAAACTGGTGTCTGACTTGAGGAACCACCCTGTAGCTGCTCTGATGGCCATTGGGCACCCCATGGTAATCAGCTCTGATGACCCAGCCATGTTTGGTGCCAAAGGCTTGTCGTACGATTTCTATGAAGCCTTCATGGGCATTGGGGGGATGAAGGCTGACCTGAGGACCCTCAAACAGCTGGCCATGAACTCTATCAG GTACAGCACCCTGttggagatggagaaaaatacTTTCATGGAAATCTGGAAGAAGAGATGGGATAAGTTCATAGCGGATGTGGCTACAAAGTGA
- the ADA2 gene encoding adenosine deaminase 2 isoform X1 produces the protein MSADGPSEWPSLRFLLLAVAMSFFRSALSVDEAHLLLKEKMMRLGGPLVLTTKEEQANERLMRLKIAEMKEAMKTLIFPPSMHFFQAKHLIERSQVFNILRMMPKGAALHLHDTGIVTMDWLVRNVTYRPHCHICFTSKGIMQFKFAHPTPRTSEKCSKWILLEDYRKRVQNVTEFDDSLLRNFTLVTQHPEVIYTNQNVVWSRFQTIFFTISGLIRYAPVFRDYVFRSMQEFYEDNVLYMEIRARLLPVYELSGEHHDEEWSVKTYQEVAQKFVETHPEFIGIKIIYSDDRSKDVTVIAESIRTAMGLRTKFPTVVAGFDLVGHEDTGHSLHDYKDALMIPARDGVKLPYFFHAGETDWQGTSIDKNILDALMLNTSRIGHGFALSKHPAARAYSWEKDIPIEVCPISNQVLKLVSDLRNHPVAALMAIGHPMVISSDDPAMFGAKGLSYDFYEAFMGIGGMKADLRTLKQLAMNSIRYSTLLEMEKNTFMEIWKKRWDKFIADVATK, from the exons ATGTCGGCAGATGGCCCATCTGAGTGGCCATCCCTGCGCTTCTTGCTGTTGGCTGTGGCAATGTCTTTCTTCCGCTCAGCTCTATCCGTAGATGAGGCGCATCtgttgttgaaagaaaaaatgatgcgGCTGGGGGGGCCGCTGGTGCTGACCACCAAGGAGGAGCAGGCCAACGAGAGGCTCATGAGGCTCAAAATCGCTGAGATGAAGGAGGCCATGAAGACCCTGATATTCCCACCCAGCATGCACTTTTTCCAGGCTAAGCATCTCATTGAGAGAAGTCAAGTGTTTAATATTCTAAGGATGATGCCAAAAG gGGCTGCCTTGCACCTCCATGACACTGGCATCGTGACTATGGACTGGCTGGTGAGGAATGTCACCTACAGGCCTCACTGCCACATCTGTTTCACCTCGAAGGGGATCATGCAGTTTAAATTTGCTCACCCAACTCCCCGTACATCAGAAAAATGTTCCAAGTGGATCCTGCTGGAGGATTATCGGAAGCGGGTGCAGAACGTCACTGAGTTTGACGACAG CTTGCTGAGGAATTTCACTCTGGTGACCCAGCACCCGGAGGTGATTTACACAAACCAAAATGTTGTCTGGTCGAGATTTCAAACCATCTTCTTCACCATCTCTGGTCTCATCCGTTACGCACCAGTGTTCAGAGACTATGTCTTCCGGAGCATGCAGGAGTTCTACGAGGACAACGTGCTCTACATGGAGATCAGAGCCAGGCTGCTGCCG GTGTATGAGCTCAGTGGAGAGCACCACGACGAAGAGTGGTCAGTGAAGACTTACCAGGAAGTAGCTCAGAAGTTTGTGGAAACTCACCCTGAGTTTATTGGAATCAAAATCATTTATTCGGATGACAG ATCCAAAGACGTGACTGTCATCGCAGAATCCATCCGAACGGCCATGGGGCTCCGAACCAAGTTCCCCACGGTGGTGGCAGGGTTTGATCTG GTGGGGCATGAGGACACTGGCCACTCCTTGCATGACTACAAGGATGCTCTGATGATCCCCGCCAGGGATGGCGTTAAGCTACCTTACTTCTTCCATGCCGGAGAGACAG ACTGGCAGGGCACTTCCATAGACAAGAACATTCTGGATGCTCTGATGCTGAACACTAGCAGAATCGGCCATGGATTTGCTTTGAGTAAACACCCCGCAGCCAGGGCTTACTCCTGGGAAAAGGACATCCCCATAGAAGTCTGTCCCATCTCTAACCAG GTGCTGAAACTGGTGTCTGACTTGAGGAACCACCCTGTAGCTGCTCTGATGGCCATTGGGCACCCCATGGTAATCAGCTCTGATGACCCAGCCATGTTTGGTGCCAAAGGCTTGTCGTACGATTTCTATGAAGCCTTCATGGGCATTGGGGGGATGAAGGCTGACCTGAGGACCCTCAAACAGCTGGCCATGAACTCTATCAG GTACAGCACCCTGttggagatggagaaaaatacTTTCATGGAAATCTGGAAGAAGAGATGGGATAAGTTCATAGCGGATGTGGCTACAAAGTGA